One Sparus aurata chromosome 5, fSpaAur1.1, whole genome shotgun sequence genomic window carries:
- the LOC115581187 gene encoding uncharacterized protein LOC115581187 — translation MEFVRELTNHFNRWCVASSVDNFEGLCNLVILEQFKDTLPSRVATYLNERKVTTAAEAAGLADEYVIVHKGRPGEPRREPVGRKEGGRSPVRFGISSCKGFRAAPQNGEDVCNYCREAGHWKSDCPMLKAKKQHAGGGRVKPAALAASVSGPVDVGAWQRNWGESGLTGAIDESYLPFISDGFVSLVGSDTQVPVKILRDTGAFDSYVLESVLCFSEKTDTGDKILMRGMGLDVVPVPVHKMNLDCELGQREVLMGVRPALPIEGVDIILGNDLAGSRVWAKCSPPPAVSLSPSGEKQPERVGRLPVVSLSPSGPEHPDESAVHFPQVFSACVVTRAMSCAESKGTDGKRDTVLPFLPDFPLSVSHSELQSEQRADRSLDELFGSVLTPCELKSVASGYFLQDGILVRKWMPHGEDFVGDPIFQVVVPLKFRGLVLKLAHDGSGHLGVHKTYDRILRHFFWPRLKKKTVVLVS, via the coding sequence ATGGAGTTTGTAAGGGAGCTAACTAATCATTTCAATCGTTGGTGTGTAGCCTCAAGTGTTGATAACTTTGAGGGATTGTGCAATTTGGTCATCCTTGAGCAATTTAAAGACACTCTGCCCAGTCGGGTTGCCACATATCTTAATGAGCGCAAGGTTACAACTGCTGCTGAGGCTGCAGGGCTGGCTGATGAGTATGTGATTGTTCATAAGGGCAGGCCTGGTGAGCCTCGAAGGGAGCCTGTTGGGCGAAAGGAGGGTGGTAGATCACCTGTTCGTTTTGGCATTTCCTCATGTAAGGGGTTCCGGGCAGCACCTCAGAATGGAGAGGATGTCTGTAACTATTGCCGTGAGGCAGGCCATTGGAAGTCGGACTGCCCAATGCTAAAAGCTAAAAAGCAGCATGCTGGAGGCGGGCGTGTAAAACCAGCTGCCCTGGCTGCGAGTGTTTCAGGCCCTGTGGATGTGGGGGCGTGGCAACGTAACTGGGGGGAATCTGGCCTGACTGGTGCCATTGACGAGTCCTATCTGCCTTTCATTTCAGATGGGTTTGTATCACTGGTTGGTAGTGACACTCAAGTGCCTGTTAAGATTTTAAGAGACACGGGTGCTTTTGATTCATATGTTTTGgaatctgttttgtgtttttctgagaaGACTGATACTGGTGACAAGATCCTTATGCGAGGAATGGGCTTGGATGTAGTGCCTGTCCCAGTGCATAAGATGAACTTGGACTGTGAACTGGGGCAGCGTGAGGTTCTGATGGGTGTGAGACCAGCATTGCCTATAGAGGGGGTTGATATAATTCTGGGCAACGATCTGGCCGGCAGTCGGGTTTGGGCTAAGTGTTCACCACCCCCAgcagtctctctttctccttcaggGGAAAAACAGCCTGAAAGGGTAGGGCGCCTTCCAGtagtctccctctctccttcggGGCCAGAACATCCTGATGAAAGTGCAGTGCACTTTCCGCAAGTTTTTTCTGCATGTGTAGTTACGCGGGCAATGAGTTGTGCTGAGTCCAAGGGGACAGATGGGAAGAGGGATACTGTTTTGCCATTTTTGCCTGATTTTCCTTTGTCTGTATCCCACAGTGAActgcagagtgaacagagagctGACCGATCGTTGGATGAGTTGTTTGGGTCTGTGCTGACACCCTGTGAGCTGAAAAGTGTTGCCAGCGGGTACTTTCTCCAGGATGGGATCTTGGTGAGAAAGTGGATGCCCCATGGGGAGGATTTTGTTGGGGATCCCATCTTTCAAGTGGTTGTTCCATTAAAATTTCGTGGTTTGGTGTTAAAGTTGGCCCATGATGGGTCAGGGCATCTGGGTGTCCATAAAACCTATGACAGGATTTTGCGTCATTTCTTCTGGCCacgacttaaaaaaaaaactgtagtaCTTGTCAGCTAA